One genomic window of Ctenopharyngodon idella isolate HZGC_01 chromosome 18, HZGC01, whole genome shotgun sequence includes the following:
- the si:dkey-10o6.2 gene encoding LOW QUALITY PROTEIN: uncharacterized protein si:dkey-10o6.2 (The sequence of the model RefSeq protein was modified relative to this genomic sequence to represent the inferred CDS: substituted 1 base at 1 genomic stop codon), which produces MAIPVLDFSVYELGKENVSEADLEKLSEELRRAFTEVEKVMSVSKKFFCLPENKKKPFSRGNYTCNVNHGWVSIETESLNPRCPGDLKEAFNTTSLREDINWPSEEVGDFRDAKVSFFLRCKELALRVLRLMAIGLGLDSEVFVNEHKHIGSFGNGTTLRSLXYPPVDSTHVKENQVRCGEHSDYGSITLLFQSTEDGLQVQNRAGEFVSAPCIPGTVLVNTADLMQRWTSDVYVSVVHRVLLPPAGDSRTRQSLAFFAQPEDESIIKCCVGFNKYPPIKTLDYFTSRFNDTYGKKTNLV; this is translated from the exons ATGGCGATACCTGTGTTGGATTTCAGTGTCTACGAACTGGGAAAGGAAAATGTATCGGAAGCTGACTTGGAAAAGTTAAGTGAAGAATTGAGAAGGGCCTTTACCGAG GTGGAAAAAGTCATGAGTGTTTCGAAGAAGTTCTTCTGTTTGCCAGAAAACAAGAAGAAGCCTTTCAGCAGGGGAAATTACACATGTAATGTAAACCATGGCTGGGTTTCGATAGAAACTGAAAG TTTGAATCCTCGTTGCCCCGGTGATCTGAAGGAGGCGTTTAATACAACATCTTTGAGAGAGGATatt AATTGGCCTTCAGAAGAAGTAGGTGATTTTCGAGATGCCAAGGTATCATTTTTCCTGCGCTGTAAGGAACTCGCTCTCAGAGTGCTCCGACTGATGGCTATTGGTTTGGGCCTGGACTCTGAAGTCTTTGTCAACGAACATAAGCATATTGGAA GTTTTGGGAATGGAACCACACTACGGAGTCTCTAGTATCCTCCGGTGGACAGCACACATGTGAAGGAAAATCAGGTGCGCTGTGGTGAACACTCTGATTATGGTAGCATCACTCTGCTCTTCCAAAGCACTGAGGATGGACTGCAG GTTCAGAACCGGGCTGGTGAATTCGTTTCAGCTCCATGTATTCCTGGAACAGTTCTAGTTAACACAGCAGACCTGATGCAAAGGTGGACCAGCGATGTGTATGTGTCTGTG GTTCACAGGGTTTTGCTGCCCCCTGCAGGTGACTCCAGAACACGTCAGTCTTTGGCCTTCTTTGCACAACCAGAGGATGAGTCCATCATTAAATGCTGCGTTGGATTCAATAAATATCCTCCTATTAAGACACTTGATTACTTTACGTCAAGGTTTAATGATACCTACGGCAAAAAAACGAATCTGGTTTAA